A window of Lentibacillus sp. Marseille-P4043 contains these coding sequences:
- a CDS encoding helix-turn-helix domain-containing protein, with protein sequence MLTAYELHEFNRQKDSIADSLLKQVHGNSNILLFKVLVNYLEKTNISGLRLDNLDESIFKDSKELKERFAQILEHMATIAAEETEHSPTYTTGQLAKFFGVSITTINNWINKGRFIGVERKERNKQARISANTKYKAPSGEIMFVKDVVEMYNEAENDGNLNNSNELEFLVTQLAMYEGKYGGEYDKTLGNKPFSGMTPEEQTDAAAWRYFLEQVENVNRSS encoded by the coding sequence ATGCTAACTGCATATGAATTACATGAGTTTAACAGACAAAAAGATTCTATTGCAGATTCACTTTTAAAGCAAGTCCACGGTAATAGTAATATTCTTCTTTTTAAAGTTTTAGTTAACTATTTAGAGAAAACAAATATAAGTGGTCTAAGGCTAGATAACTTAGATGAAAGTATTTTTAAAGATTCAAAAGAATTAAAGGAACGTTTCGCTCAAATTCTCGAACATATGGCTACAATTGCAGCAGAAGAAACAGAGCATTCGCCTACTTATACTACAGGGCAACTTGCCAAGTTTTTTGGCGTTTCCATTACAACGATAAATAATTGGATTAACAAAGGTCGATTTATCGGGGTTGAAAGAAAAGAACGGAACAAACAGGCTCGAATATCTGCTAACACAAAGTATAAAGCACCTTCTGGGGAAATTATGTTTGTAAAAGATGTAGTTGAAATGTATAACGAGGCAGAAAATGATGGAAATCTAAATAATAGTAATGAGCTAGAATTCTTGGTAACTCAATTGGCGATGTATGAAGGCAAATATGGGGGAGAATATGATAAGACTCTTGGAAATAAACCATTTAGCGGTATGACTCCAGAAGAACAAACGGATGCAGCAGCTTGGAGATATTTCCTGGAACAGGTGGAAAATGTCAACAGGTCTTCCTAA